AAACTGACGATCCCCATCGTCCCGCCGCTGTCGAGGAAGTTACCTCCCCACTCGAACAGAAGCCCCAGGAGTACGAGCGCGATGAGCACCCCGATCACGATCAGGAGAATCCGCAGCGCGAGCGGCCCCGGCAAGGCATGGTAGAGGCGCCCCATCAGGATGCGCCGGCGGCACCGAGGTCTTTCGCGGCCTCCGCATAGAGCAGATTCGGACCGTCGACGAGCTCGGCTTGGATGATCAGGCGATCCTTTGCCGAGTATCGCGGGGTGCATGTCGTCAGGGTCAGCCAGGCGCCTCGCTTGGGATCGGTGACCCAAACATCGGTCGGCTTGACGATGAGAATCTTTCGGACCTCATACACGTGTCGGCCAAGTGCCGTCTCGACAATGATCTCGTCACCGATCGACACCTCGTCGAGCTTGAAGAATGGCGCACCGTAGGTCGTGCGATGTCCGCTGATCACTGCGTTGCCGGGCTGGCCCGGAAGTGGAGTCCACGGCATGTGACCAGGCCCCTTCTTGAGGGTGGCCCGATCCACTCCTTCGAAGATCACCCAGTCGAGCTCGATCACGGGGATCTCCATTCTGCCGAATGCAGCGCCCTCTTCAGGTGTCGGTTCAACGTAGCGGACCGCCTCGACCGGCTGCGTCGACGAGGTCGCCGTCGGGTTCTGTGGCAGCGTCGGGTTCTGTGGCAGCGTCGGGTCGTCTTGGGCCGGCGACTCCGGGAGGAGCGGAATCGTCTCGGCGACCTCTACTCGAGCGGCGGCGGCCTGAAAGCGCTCGGCGAGTTCGGTCTCTGCCGCCTGCTGGGAGCGCGCCGTCCACACGTTCGTCACGACGAGTTGGTAGGCCAGGAAGGCGAGCAGCAGCGCACCGAGTGACATCATCACCCAGCCCCCTACTCTCAGTGATCTTCGGACCTTCATTTGTGGTTACAGCGTATCAAAGGACTCGGGCTAACGGGGCACCAACCGACCGGTCGCGAGTGCCGGCAAACGGGCGTGTCCTGGTACGGTTCGCAGTGATGCTGTGGCTCGCGCTCGTTCTGTTCATCGCGATGACCGTCGCTCTGTTGCGCGGGGGTCGCCTGATCAACCTTGCCGACATCCGCCTGCGTTTCTGGTGGCTCCTCCTGCTCGGCTTCGCCATCCAGGCGGCAACTGCGTTCGTGCCCGCGGAGGAAGCATGGGCCCGACCGACCGCGACCACGATGATTCTGATCTCATACCTGCCACTGGTGATCCTGGTGCTCATCAATCGTCAGCGCGAGGGAATGTGGCTCGCCGGCCTCGGCATTCTGATGAACTTCTCGGTGATCGCACTCAACGGCGGGATGCCCGTCCTCGAAGGTGCGGCGACGGTCGCCGCCGGAGCAGGCGGGGGAGGGGCGGCTGCTCTGGTCCTGGATTTCAAGCACGTCATTCTCGACACTTCGACACGACTCCCCTTCCTGGCCGACGTGATGCCGGTACGACTCTTCGGCACCGGCCAGGTCATCTCACTCGGAGACGTCCTCCTCGCCGTCGGGTTGGGCAGGTTCCTCGAAGACGAACTCCGCAAACCTATCCGCTGGTTCAAGAGGGGTATCCCCTCCGAGGGCGGATCGGCCTCACACCGCTGACCGCTCGCCCAGCCGACGACCGCTGCCGGAGCGGCAGGTCAGACCATCCCGCGCCGCTCGAGGACCCGTCGCACGGTATTGACCACGTCAGGGTCGAAGTCATAGGCGGCGCCTCGATGCAGCACTTCGAGGCCTTCGAGGGGTGAGAATCCCAACTCCATCGTGGCATGGTCGTACGCGCTCGCTGCTTTGATGATCTTCGAGGCGATGGGAAGGCTCGGATCCCGCTGCTCTCCGGGACGCCGATACGGCTCATGCTGGCGGGCCACGAGACTGGCGACCTTCGCGAGATAGGGAGACTCGGCAACGATCTCCGCTCCCCAGCTGGCGATGTCTTCGTCGGTGAACCCCCGCCGCAGAATACTCGGCTCGTTCAACGTGATCCGCCCAATGTCGTGCATGAGCGCCGCGTACCGAACCTCGATCACCTCGGCCGGGGTCAACCCGAGGCCCTGGGCCGTCTCGACGGCGAGGGCGCTGGTGCGGTCCGAGTGGCCGTCGAGCGCGAGTCCCGCCACCTCGGGAATTCGCGAGAGTGCACGGATTGTCTGACCGTATGTCCGCCGGGCCTCGAGATACCGGAAGAACGCCACGTGGGCGAACGCGTACGGCAGTGCCGCGATGAGTACGGCCCAGATCTGCATCTGCTCCCACGAGAAGCCGAACAGCGCTCCTGTGGCCATCATGCTCATCACGACCATCCAGTCGCCAAGCCCGAGCAGCCACAGGTACCGTCTGCTCAGACCGCGCTCGGCGCTGCTCATGAACGCCCAGAGACCGGCCTCCGCCACGAACCAAGCGGCTCCCCCGGCAACGAACGCCACGAGGCGATTCCACGGCTCCTGGGCCCAAGGGATGCCGACATCGGGGACGAGCACCGCGACCGCGAGGGCATACGTCAACGCATACACACCGAGACCGAATCCGAGCCGCAGCATGTCTGCGGTCACGTGTCCCAGTCCGTCGCCGCGTACGAGTCGTGCCACCGCCATCAGGAAGAGGCCTGCCGCGTAGACGAATCCGACGGAGGCGAGGTCGGGCTGCGCCTGGCCGGGCGGATGCAAGAGAATCGGCATCGCTGCCGCGATGATGAACGCCAGCGAGAGCCGGTTGCCGCTCGCAGCAGGAACCCGCACGAGGCCGGCCT
The nucleotide sequence above comes from bacterium BMS3Abin02. Encoded proteins:
- a CDS encoding sortase family protein; this encodes MMSLGALLLAFLAYQLVVTNVWTARSQQAAETELAERFQAAAARVEVAETIPLLPESPAQDDPTLPQNPTLPQNPTATSSTQPVEAVRYVEPTPEEGAAFGRMEIPVIELDWVIFEGVDRATLKKGPGHMPWTPLPGQPGNAVISGHRTTYGAPFFKLDEVSIGDEIIVETALGRHVYEVRKILIVKPTDVWVTDPKRGAWLTLTTCTPRYSAKDRLIIQAELVDGPNLLYAEAAKDLGAAGAS
- a CDS encoding HD domain protein yields the protein MGEPKLRIRTPLLPLAGAVGAVAVAVLLYPHTLSSPLVLAVWVVLLAEAGLVRVPAASGNRLSLAFIIAAAMPILLHPPGQAQPDLASVGFVYAAGLFLMAVARLVRGDGLGHVTADMLRLGFGLGVYALTYALAVAVLVPDVGIPWAQEPWNRLVAFVAGGAAWFVAEAGLWAFMSSAERGLSRRYLWLLGLGDWMVVMSMMATGALFGFSWEQMQIWAVLIAALPYAFAHVAFFRYLEARRTYGQTIRALSRIPEVAGLALDGHSDRTSALAVETAQGLGLTPAEVIEVRYAALMHDIGRITLNEPSILRRGFTDEDIASWGAEIVAESPYLAKVASLVARQHEPYRRPGEQRDPSLPIASKIIKAASAYDHATMELGFSPLEGLEVLHRGAAYDFDPDVVNTVRRVLERRGMV